The Eleginops maclovinus isolate JMC-PN-2008 ecotype Puerto Natales chromosome 18, JC_Emac_rtc_rv5, whole genome shotgun sequence genome segment GTGCACGACTTCACCTCCTACCCCGTCTTATTCCAGGACTTTTTGCAGGCCATGAACTGCATGACACCTCCTGTCCTGCTCAATCAACCCAACAAGTGCCCCTCTGGTGAAGACAACCAGACTTTCCTGCTTTTTGCCATCAAATCGGCTCCAGGAAACTTTGAGCGGAGGCAGGCGGTGCGCGAGACCTGGGGGCGAGAGGGGACGGTCAAGGGCGGACTGAGAGTACGCACTGTGTTTCTGCTGGGCAGCTCCCTTCCAGAGGGTCCTGACCTCAGCCAACTGCTTTCGTTTGAAGCGAGGCACTTTGGGGACGTTGTGCAGTGGGACTTCCATGAATCCCTCTTGAACCTGACGCTCAAATTGAACCTGCTTTTCCAGTGGACACTGAAATACTGTCCTAATTCCTCCTTCGTCTTTAGCGGAGATGACGACGTGTTCGTCAACACGCCAGGGTTACTCGACTACATGCAGTCACTGGAGCCATCCAAGGCCTCTCAGTTGTATGTTGGACATGTCATAAGCACAGCAAATCCCCTCAGGGACCCGAGAAGCAAATACTACATTCCTCTTAGCTTCTATGACGGCTCATACCCTGCTTACGCCGGCGGAGGCGGTTTTCTTATCTCTGGAGCGTTGATGCAACCCCTACATTCAGTTTCACACGTCATCCCGTTTTTCCCCATCGACGACGTCTACGCTGGGATGTGCTTTAAAGCTCTGGGGGTTTCTCCAGAGGCAAACAAGCGCTTTCAGACATTCGACGTCAAGGAGCAGGATCGCGAGAATCTGTGTGTTCATAAAGATCTGTTTCTGATTCACCAGCGTTCCCCACAGCAGATAAAGAAGCTGTGGAGGGGCATTCACAGCCCATTGTTGACTTGTTGAACAGGAATGATGAGCAAAAAGGAGAGGCACAAAGAGGAAACATTGACTGCAGGGACAAGCCATCGACCCTTCGAGATTTTTCACTGCCAAGTAAAATGAACACTTTCTAATTGTGTTGTTAACCAAATGTTCATATTGAGCTGttgaattcaaataaaacaattcaacaaaGACTTCTGAACGTTTATTTTAcgcaaaacacaaatgtcacaTGAGTTTACATTTCAAGGATTTAGTATATTGTGTAACAGCATCACCCCATACAGTCCCATCTAAAATATGAGTGTACACCAAAGAAAGAAGGAATTTTTTAACACAGGTTAGTCAAGTCACCAGTGATACAGAAGGAACCATGGTAAATGCATTGATCACTGGAAAAACCAGTAACAGGAGAGTGAAAACAACAGGGGTTAAACCTCACCATTTAATGCTCGATTTAATATTTCTGCATTCAAACTGCACCAGGTGTTTTTTCTGCACTTAAAAAGTACATGAAGACTGAAGAATAACTGAAACGAGTGATTTAGCATTTTGAGAAGAGCTTTACTACCGGCAGTAAATCTATTAACTTAAGGCACCAAACCCAGAGGCATGAAATAcaatttagttttaaaacacaatctttctccttctttgtGCAGATAGAAATCAAACCTCAAATCTATAATTTCATGAATACAGTAGAAGGTGTGCAGTGGTTTATGCCAGTCCTCACCCACTCCAGCATTAAATCACACCATTTGTCCTGGGAAACTGGTTATTTATCAAACAGCTCAAAAGGGTAGTGCTCTTTGTACTGCTTCATGTGCCTCCACATGGAATCTCTCTGCTTGTTCAGATTGGGCGTCATCTCCTGGTACACGTCGGTGAACATCAGCTCGGGGTTCGGCTTCAGGCGTTTCTCGGCCCTCTCGAAGGCCTCCATCACCGTCTTGCGGGATTGCTTCCTCCAGCTCTTCTCGTCGTCCTCGCTCCACCAGTTCCGGGCCGTCATGTAGTGCCTCAACCTGGAGATGGGATGGTCCTGCTTGTCCCAGTAGTTCACCTCGTCCACGGAGCGGTAAGCTGAGCTGTCATCGCTGGTGCTGTGGTGGCCGATTCTGAGGGGTGACCACGATTGTTTTAGTTACATAGGCTTTTATTCGCATTTAACGGGTTAGTGTGTTTGAACTGTTGCTggaacaacagaaaaaaaaaacaaacctgtttttaattattaaatctGATACACAGATTGTCAATCATTTCCATAACCACTATTCCCCTATTCTATCAAGTCTTgtatttggtttgtgtgtgggaTTGTGGTGAGGATTCAAACAGCTTGTTTTATCTCTTAATTTGAAAAATTAAAGATGTCTTTGATGTCTCCTGTAAATACTCAACTTCTGTAAGTTTGTGTATTCACTTTCACTACACTTTATAAAGCCTTTTGTGGCACCAAAGCGAGCTAAGAAGTATGTTTTCCAAACATCTGTAACCTAATTTCTGCTTCAAGCTAGCATAAGGCTACAGAAATTGTCACTAGACTAAACACACCCAAAACTCCAATCAAACAGCAGTtctgcattatgggaaatgcaGACAGCAGGTTTCTATATGGATAAAGAATGCCTggattaaaaagacaaatgtgatttctgtttttgtaagaAAAAGGACCCTGactaaatatgtatttactATCGTaatattttacatcttttgTAGCATTGTGTAATATGCCTACACATTTAggtagcaaaaataaaaaagtctaaTAACCAAagtaatgacaaaaaaaaaacacttcaaaatacaGAATGGTTTCAGATAGTTCCAACAATAACTAACCTGTAGGTCATTGCTTCAATGAGGAAGGGCTGGTTCTCAGCCACGGCTCTGCGGCGCGCCtcttttgtagcattgtacaCAGCAAACACATCGTTACCATCGACACGGATGGACAGCATGCCATAACCAGGACCACGAGCAGCTGGTCAAacagaaagaataaaacatatgtAAATAAGAGCTGCCAAGTAATTCAAGTCGGATAACTCAGTAAACCACATCAAGGCTTTTTACCGATGCCGTCTCCCCTGTACTGCTCGTTGGTGGGGGTAGATATGGCGTAGCCATTGTTGCGACAGAAAAATATTATTGGGCACTCCAGGGTGGCGGAGAAGTTGAAGCCTGCATGTGCGTCCCCTTCGCTGGCCGCTCCCTCACCAAAATAACAGATCACAGCACGGTTCATGTTCTCCCTCTTTAGAGCGTATGCAGCTCCGGCCGCTGAAACGGACATGTCtgacattaataaacatttacagGTATATGTATGCACTAACAGACAAAAGTTGAACAGGTGTACAGAGCTCACCCTGTGGAATCTGAGTggccagaggagaggagatggtGACGAAGTTCAGGTCTTTTGATCCATAGTGGACAGGCATCTGACGGCCCTTGCCAAGGTCATCAGCATTGGCGTAGCACTGAGCCATGAACATATCCAGAGGAAAACCACGGTACATCAGCACTCCTGCAGGGCAGAAGAATTATAATACGGTAACtcacaagacaagagaaaaACTGGGCAACTGATGGTTATTACAGTAGTGTAACTACCATACCAACATGCAAAAGGTGAATTAACGTAGGTCGATTGCTATGATCtctctaaaaaaaatgttttaagtttCCCTTGATCTTTCAAAAAATGCTGTCTGATTCTTACCAGCTTCTCTGTATTGACCGAAGACTATGTCGCTTGGGTCAAGAGCAGCAGCACTACCAATATGTGTCCCCTCCTCACCATAGTTGGTCATGTAGAAAGAAATCCTACCCTGTAAgagaaataaaatcaacaagaaTGTTCTTCA includes the following:
- the b3gnt2l gene encoding N-acetyllactosaminide beta-1,3-N-acetylglucosaminyltransferase 2, whose amino-acid sequence is MAHIRSLSAMVLLMSLFLIFFYSTLHLETTYSRRAAPEELLTHPGLHVLESDVKTQPSKQESLTTPHPSVLNVSVCEDFRKSVPQNGAYWNRLLWSALRNLDKGENLISHDLDWSRCKETNQELLQTNVHDFTSYPVLFQDFLQAMNCMTPPVLLNQPNKCPSGEDNQTFLLFAIKSAPGNFERRQAVRETWGREGTVKGGLRVRTVFLLGSSLPEGPDLSQLLSFEARHFGDVVQWDFHESLLNLTLKLNLLFQWTLKYCPNSSFVFSGDDDVFVNTPGLLDYMQSLEPSKASQLYVGHVISTANPLRDPRSKYYIPLSFYDGSYPAYAGGGGFLISGALMQPLHSVSHVIPFFPIDDVYAGMCFKALGVSPEANKRFQTFDVKEQDRENLCVHKDLFLIHQRSPQQIKKLWRGIHSPLLTC
- the bckdha gene encoding 2-oxoisovalerate dehydrogenase subunit alpha, mitochondrial, whose protein sequence is MAAVRSMNKLYGVCFHAVRRTAGLKASRLLQHRAFRVGVVHRQQPFDSSLEKPQFPGASAEFVDKLEFIQPNVISGIPVYRVMDRQGNIIDPSQDPQLSKEQVLNFYQKMTLLNTMDRILYESQRQGRISFYMTNYGEEGTHIGSAAALDPSDIVFGQYREAGVLMYRGFPLDMFMAQCYANADDLGKGRQMPVHYGSKDLNFVTISSPLATQIPQAAGAAYALKRENMNRAVICYFGEGAASEGDAHAGFNFSATLECPIIFFCRNNGYAISTPTNEQYRGDGIAARGPGYGMLSIRVDGNDVFAVYNATKEARRRAVAENQPFLIEAMTYRIGHHSTSDDSSAYRSVDEVNYWDKQDHPISRLRHYMTARNWWSEDDEKSWRKQSRKTVMEAFERAEKRLKPNPELMFTDVYQEMTPNLNKQRDSMWRHMKQYKEHYPFELFDK